From the genome of Streptomyces sp. NBC_00659, one region includes:
- a CDS encoding bestrophin-like domain — protein MVLVIAVAVVVLLAGLAANRFLRPRLLGEDDDTGMAVKDLVGPLLTLTVLLAFVLVTANGSYGKAEVASRGEARAVDQLVEAAEYAPEAQWAEIQADAVCYARAVRDQEWPAMADGHGSPAPSVWSTDFRRVFREVEGRPVFGMLVAADNKRSEEREERLTQATAIAEAERQATRDFLTHHTAADLPCDDQGNRRSA, from the coding sequence GTGGTCCTTGTCATCGCGGTCGCCGTAGTGGTCCTGCTCGCCGGCCTCGCCGCGAACCGCTTCCTGCGTCCCCGGCTCCTCGGCGAGGACGACGACACAGGTATGGCGGTGAAGGACCTGGTCGGCCCCCTGCTCACGCTGACTGTGCTGCTGGCCTTCGTCCTTGTCACCGCCAACGGTTCCTACGGCAAGGCCGAGGTCGCCTCTCGCGGCGAGGCCCGGGCCGTCGACCAGCTCGTCGAGGCCGCCGAATACGCGCCCGAGGCGCAGTGGGCCGAAATCCAGGCGGACGCGGTCTGCTACGCCCGTGCCGTGCGCGACCAGGAGTGGCCCGCCATGGCCGACGGCCACGGTTCGCCTGCCCCCAGCGTCTGGTCCACCGACTTCCGCCGCGTCTTTCGCGAGGTGGAGGGTAGGCCGGTCTTCGGCATGCTGGTGGCCGCAGACAACAAGCGCTCCGAGGAGCGCGAGGAGCGCCTCACCCAGGCCACCGCCATCGCCGAAGCCGAACGCCAGGCCACCCGCGACTTCCTCACCCACCACACAGCCGCCGACCTGCCGTGCGACGACCAAGGCAACCGCCGGAGCGCCTGA
- a CDS encoding HalD/BesD family halogenase — protein MFSLPAPSRSESLRRQFSADSYVALPGLISPAGLVTLKGEAYRLEADAVRRDFRMPCMADSPRHMTTLGGHKIAHASPLITALYEDRDLVRLLSLFLGEKVVAVHDPVERHVLNVMHRPGDTHGAHTDDYPLALVLFLEAPSHPADGGLLEFHPGRRDLHALDAPGARRAHHLPGDGYLLRSDLTAHRVTPLRRLGPRRTVLNFAYTTPGRQGATTSSASLLYS, from the coding sequence GTGTTCTCGTTGCCTGCGCCCTCGCGCTCGGAGTCCCTGCGCCGGCAGTTCTCTGCCGACAGCTATGTCGCCCTGCCCGGGCTTATCAGTCCCGCAGGACTCGTGACGCTCAAAGGGGAGGCATACAGGCTGGAGGCCGACGCGGTGAGGCGGGACTTCCGCATGCCGTGCATGGCGGACAGCCCCCGGCACATGACCACGCTCGGCGGACACAAGATCGCCCACGCCTCACCGCTCATCACGGCCCTGTACGAGGACCGGGACCTGGTGCGGCTGCTCTCCCTGTTCCTGGGTGAGAAGGTCGTCGCCGTCCACGACCCCGTCGAACGGCACGTCCTGAACGTCATGCACCGCCCCGGCGACACCCACGGCGCACACACTGACGACTACCCGCTCGCCCTGGTCCTCTTCCTGGAAGCCCCCTCGCACCCCGCCGACGGCGGACTGCTGGAATTCCACCCCGGCCGCCGGGACCTTCACGCCCTCGACGCACCCGGCGCCCGGCGCGCGCACCACCTGCCCGGCGACGGCTACCTCCTGCGCAGCGACCTCACCGCCCACCGCGTGACCCCGCTCAGGCGCCTGGGACCGCGGCGGACCGTGCTCAACTTCGCGTACACCACGCCCGGCCGCCAAGGCGCGACCACCTCGTCCGCCTCCCTCCTCTACAGCTGA